From a single Pseudobutyrivibrio xylanivorans genomic region:
- a CDS encoding SseB family protein, translated as MGLFDKKKNADNITVADTDVTANVDEGRRFSVLIEGVTSMLDGNGSIITGQLFGKIVKGDKVYVCMAAVKPIECEVQAIEATIDGRGTIVDSAEDTTVSLQLTLPDDANVRKYAIVTNIQPQAQFNPKVSVENPELAGIINGMAAHGDDNVFHAAVAYWVSHARFLTPIKMDTPPEINEQGVAVIKKDTKIGFYMLKSSIKLAGTPEGKDNMVLPLFTDWTALKRWEGLAKDGERIHTQILSFQDVYAMLKRGDAYAGIAINPFNKVPCTLPIPYLDTITGTAGYKAEFGPKEGTPGNVQEQKIPAGQKILLGVPKESEENAAIREKLVEYGKATEEIKSISFLTKIEEETKNVRHLVVLEFPQDYSKEDMKVHMEAIYQQLNPIAHEITQIEYALKGAIPAIDNVVEQHRDKMLVYTE; from the coding sequence ATGGGTTTATTTGACAAGAAGAAAAATGCGGACAACATCACTGTTGCGGACACTGATGTAACAGCAAATGTTGATGAAGGAAGAAGATTTTCCGTACTTATAGAGGGCGTTACATCAATGCTCGATGGTAATGGAAGTATCATTACTGGTCAGCTTTTTGGAAAGATTGTTAAGGGAGATAAGGTCTATGTTTGCATGGCGGCTGTGAAGCCTATCGAGTGTGAGGTTCAGGCTATCGAGGCAACTATCGATGGTCGCGGCACAATCGTAGATTCAGCTGAGGACACAACTGTTTCTCTTCAGCTTACACTTCCAGACGATGCAAATGTCAGAAAGTACGCTATCGTTACAAACATTCAGCCACAGGCACAGTTTAATCCAAAGGTTTCTGTTGAGAATCCAGAGCTTGCTGGAATTATCAACGGCATGGCAGCTCACGGCGACGACAATGTGTTCCATGCAGCAGTTGCTTACTGGGTAAGCCACGCTCGTTTCCTCACTCCAATCAAGATGGATACACCACCAGAGATTAATGAGCAGGGCGTTGCGGTTATCAAGAAGGACACAAAGATTGGCTTCTACATGCTCAAGTCTTCAATCAAGCTTGCAGGCACACCTGAGGGTAAGGACAACATGGTGCTTCCTCTTTTCACAGACTGGACAGCTCTTAAGCGTTGGGAAGGTCTTGCAAAGGATGGCGAGAGAATTCACACACAGATTCTTTCATTCCAGGATGTTTATGCTATGTTAAAGCGCGGTGATGCATATGCAGGTATCGCAATCAATCCTTTCAACAAAGTACCTTGCACATTGCCAATTCCATATCTTGATACAATCACAGGCACTGCAGGCTACAAGGCAGAGTTTGGTCCAAAGGAAGGCACACCAGGAAATGTTCAGGAACAGAAGATTCCAGCTGGGCAGAAGATTCTTCTTGGTGTTCCAAAGGAGTCAGAGGAGAATGCAGCTATTCGTGAGAAGCTCGTAGAGTACGGCAAGGCAACTGAGGAGATTAAGTCTATCAGCTTCCTCACAAAGATTGAGGAGGAGACAAAGAATGTACGTCACCTTGTTGTGCTTGAGTTCCCACAGGACTACAGCAAGGAAGACATGAAGGTGCACATGGAGGCTATTTATCAGCAGCTCAATCCTATTGCACACGAAATCACACAGATTGAGTACGCACTCAAGGGTGCCATTCCAGCCATCGACAATGTAGTAGAACAGCACCGCGACAAGATGCTTGTATACACAGAGTAA
- the mscL gene encoding large conductance mechanosensitive channel protein MscL, which yields MSDKKGFVSEFKDFIMRGNVMDMAVGVIVGGAFTAIVTSLNEDILTPILGVFGGTDFSELKVTLGSGELAPTLTYGNFITAIINFLITALVIFCIIKGLNRATERATALVKKNKEEAEAAAPTEKDCPYCYSKINIKATRCPHCTAQL from the coding sequence ATGAGCGACAAAAAAGGATTTGTATCAGAATTTAAAGATTTCATTATGCGTGGAAACGTAATGGATATGGCAGTCGGTGTTATCGTCGGCGGTGCTTTCACAGCAATCGTAACATCACTCAATGAGGATATCCTCACACCAATTCTTGGTGTATTTGGAGGCACAGATTTTTCTGAGCTTAAGGTTACACTTGGTAGCGGCGAATTAGCTCCTACACTTACCTACGGTAATTTCATTACAGCAATCATTAACTTCCTCATTACAGCACTTGTAATTTTCTGTATCATCAAAGGTCTTAACCGTGCTACTGAAAGAGCAACTGCTCTCGTAAAGAAAAATAAGGAAGAAGCCGAAGCAGCTGCACCTACCGAAAAGGATTGCCCATACTGCTACAGCAAGATTAATATCAAAGCTACTCGCTGTCCTCATTGTACAGCTCAGCTATAA
- a CDS encoding methyl-accepting chemotaxis protein — protein sequence MGFFGRKKAAEEKVVEASHAQENKVDLKSRMKAIKEVGRFSIEQKNKLQTEEANTISGIETIRDSFSVVEDKYSNISDSVSGFKEQFRTIEEITKAFDDIVKKLVVTADDSHNGMEKVDQSSGAVADTIKEVEEVFEAFQKSFDDIREKVEQIGGFAKQTNLLALNASIEAARAGEAGRGFAVVADEVTNLSTEIQSVVASIYDSMKELDENNNRLVESVGHTKEAIETSHERVVETQEVVGQIKTVADEVTEQSEQMAIVFENCESSINDISDNISDSRSYFDTVSNDIEDIKVKITQKGFMFEDMNHVLEQIAPLTDI from the coding sequence ATGGGATTTTTCGGAAGAAAGAAAGCTGCTGAGGAGAAAGTTGTTGAAGCTTCTCATGCACAGGAGAATAAAGTTGATTTAAAGAGCAGAATGAAGGCAATCAAAGAGGTTGGCCGTTTCTCAATTGAGCAGAAGAATAAGCTGCAGACAGAGGAGGCTAATACAATTTCTGGTATCGAGACAATCAGAGATTCGTTCTCAGTTGTTGAGGATAAATATTCCAACATTTCTGATTCTGTAAGCGGCTTCAAGGAGCAGTTCAGAACTATTGAAGAAATCACAAAAGCCTTTGATGACATTGTAAAGAAGCTGGTTGTAACAGCTGATGATTCCCACAATGGTATGGAGAAGGTTGACCAGAGTTCAGGTGCTGTTGCTGATACAATTAAAGAGGTTGAGGAAGTGTTTGAGGCCTTCCAGAAGAGCTTTGATGACATTCGTGAAAAGGTTGAGCAGATTGGTGGCTTCGCTAAACAGACAAACCTGCTGGCTCTTAATGCATCAATTGAGGCAGCCCGTGCAGGTGAAGCTGGACGTGGCTTCGCTGTTGTTGCTGACGAGGTAACAAATCTTTCAACCGAGATTCAGAGTGTGGTTGCTTCTATCTATGATAGTATGAAGGAATTGGATGAGAATAATAATCGTCTGGTAGAATCCGTTGGACATACAAAGGAAGCTATTGAGACTTCTCATGAACGTGTTGTGGAAACCCAGGAGGTTGTAGGTCAGATTAAGACTGTTGCTGATGAGGTTACTGAACAGAGTGAGCAGATGGCAATCGTATTTGAAAACTGCGAGTCATCAATCAATGATATCTCTGACAATATTTCAGATTCCCGCAGTTACTTTGACACTGTATCCAACGATATTGAGGACATCAAAGTCAAGATCACCCAAAAAGGCTTTATGTTTGAGGATATGAACCATGTGCTGGAGCAGATTGCACCGCTGACGGATATTTAA
- a CDS encoding FIST C-terminal domain-containing protein, with protein MQVSIGASMKSDVEAAVAEVCAKAGNPKLLVLLTSFDHFEKASKLVSEKFPDVPLIGTGTISYYETDSSDKRTLLIAFGQDIEVEAGIIRHLSKAPMLDIPALEEKVSKISAGDSNTICLEFCTNDEERLVTTLNVALERARIPIVGGTIFGYPANYTPKALLNGELYPDACCYALIKNKSGKIRTYSENIYGPMAGAKVHIATKVNLANKEVITLDGRPAADVYCQDADVSRNQLVDNVLTNPLGRVIGDQIFITSPYAIGNNGSLINYKKINENDSIQVMELKDYDSIQADTRQHIRSENGKISFIFSINCIYRHLLFSNKGYLNELIGNMKSLGPHIGIVGGGEQYKKQHVNQTMVCAVFE; from the coding sequence ATGCAAGTTTCTATTGGAGCATCTATGAAATCTGATGTTGAGGCTGCTGTAGCTGAAGTGTGCGCAAAAGCCGGCAACCCTAAGTTATTAGTTCTTTTGACATCATTTGACCATTTTGAGAAAGCATCAAAATTGGTATCTGAGAAATTCCCTGATGTACCTTTGATTGGTACAGGCACAATTTCATACTATGAAACGGATTCCTCAGATAAGAGAACACTTCTGATTGCGTTCGGACAGGATATTGAGGTAGAGGCTGGAATCATCAGACATCTTTCAAAGGCTCCTATGCTTGATATTCCTGCATTGGAGGAGAAGGTTTCAAAGATTTCCGCAGGGGATAGCAACACAATCTGCCTTGAGTTCTGCACTAATGATGAGGAGCGACTTGTGACCACCTTGAACGTTGCTCTTGAAAGAGCAAGAATTCCAATTGTTGGTGGTACAATTTTCGGCTACCCTGCAAACTATACTCCTAAGGCTCTTTTAAACGGAGAGCTTTATCCTGATGCATGCTGTTATGCGCTCATCAAGAATAAATCAGGAAAGATTAGAACATACTCTGAGAATATTTATGGACCTATGGCAGGAGCAAAGGTTCACATTGCTACTAAGGTTAATCTTGCAAATAAAGAGGTTATCACCCTGGATGGCAGACCAGCAGCAGATGTATATTGTCAGGATGCTGATGTCAGCCGCAATCAGCTTGTAGATAACGTTTTGACAAACCCATTGGGACGTGTTATCGGTGATCAGATTTTCATTACCAGCCCTTATGCAATCGGAAATAATGGTTCTCTGATTAACTATAAAAAGATTAATGAAAATGATTCTATTCAGGTAATGGAATTGAAGGATTATGATTCAATTCAGGCGGACACAAGACAGCATATCAGAAGTGAGAATGGAAAGATTTCCTTTATTTTCTCTATAAACTGTATCTATCGACACCTTCTGTTTTCTAATAAGGGATACTTAAACGAGTTAATTGGAAATATGAAATCGCTTGGTCCACACATCGGAATTGTTGGTGGTGGTGAGCAGTATAAGAAGCAGCACGTAAATCAGACTATGGTTTGTGCAGTGTTTGAATAA